The uncultured Carboxylicivirga sp. genomic interval ACATACAAAGGAACAGACAATAGCCTGGTTACCGCTCATGAAATTAATTTAGGAAAACTAAGTGAAGGAAAACATTTGGTAACTATTTGTATTGATAATAGACAGCAATATGATTTGTTTGATAATGCTCAAGAACGATCATTAACACATTCTTACACCGAAACAACGCAAACCATTTGGAATGGCGTTTTAGGAGATTTTGAGATTGTTGCTATGGAGGCATATTCGGTAAATAACTTGCAGGTATATCCTGATGTTGCATCTAAATCAATTTCGATCAAAGCTAAAGGTGATAACACAGCAGCTAATAGCGAAAAAATTACTGTTGAGGTTCTTGATTGTAATGGAAAAGTGATTGAATCAAAGAAATTGGCCGAACAGGAAGATATTAGCATTGAGATTAAACACGATTTTGAGTTATGGGATGAGCATAATCCAGTATTGTATAGTGTAAAAATTAAAAATACAGCAGGTATCGTACTAGCTCAAACCAAATTTGGAATGAGACAATTAGAGTCGGTTGAAAATAACCTGATGTTGAATGGAAAACGTTTATTCCTAAGAGGAACATTGGAGTGTAATATTTTCCCATTGTTAGGTCATCCTCCTTTGGATGAGCACGATTGGTTAAAAGTGTTTGCAACTGCCAAGTCCTACGGATTAAATCACCTGCGTTTTCACTCATGGTGTCCACCTCAGGCAGCATTTAATGTGGCTGATAGTTTAGGTTTTTATCTTCAGGTTGAAATGCCAAACTGGTCACTTAAATACGGTACTGAGCCTGATATGGTGAAATGGATGGAAAATGAAGGTCGAAGAATGATTCGCAATTATGGTAATCATCCATCGTTTTGTATGATGGCACTAGGTAATGAGTTGGAAGGAGATTATGAGTTGCTTGCCAATTTTGTGCGCGAACTAAAATCAACAGATCAACGTCACTTGTATACCATTACAGCTTTTACTTTTCAGAAACCATATACTTCGGAACCTGATGAAGTAGATCAATTTTGGATTACTCAATGGACAAAAGATGGTTGGGTAAGAGGACAAGGTGTGTTTGATGAGTATCCTCCATCATTCGATAAAGATTATCGTTCAAGTATTGAATTTTTGGATATTCCATTGATCACGCATGAGATTGGACAATATTCGGTTTATCCTAATTTGAAGGAGATTAGTAAATACACAGGTGTTTTAGAACCATTGAACTTCGAAGCAATCAGAAATGACTTAAAAGCAAAAGGTCGTTTAGATAAAGCTGAAGATTATTTATTAGCTTCTGGCCATCTGGCTAAAATATTGTACAAAGAAGAAGTTGAAAGAGCATTAAAAACTCCGGGTATCAGTGGATTCCAATTGTTGGATCTACATGATTTTCCTGGTCAAGGAACTGCTTTGGTAGGTATGTTGGATGCATTTTGGGATTCAAAAGGAATTGTAACCGGCCAAGAATTTAAACAGTTTTGTAGCGAGTTAGTGCCATTACTTAAATTCGAAAAAGCGGTTTATACCAACGATGAGGTATTTGCCGCAACAGCTGAGGTAGCTAATTACTGGAAAACCCTTGATAATGCAGTTTTTGATTGGACTATATCAAAAGGTGGCGAACAATTAAAGGCTGGCGAATTAAAAGTGGCTAATATCAATCAAGGAAGTTACCAATCTTTGGGTGATTTTAATTTTGATTTAAAAGATGTGGCCGAGCCATCAAAACTTGATATCACACTAAGTTTGAAAGGAACAGATTACAAAAATAACTGGTCTGTTTGGGTGTACCCAACCAATCAAAAAGTAAATGCAGAAGGTGTTGTTGTTACTACCAATTGGAAAGAAGCTGAAAAAGCTTTGGCTGAAGGTGGAAAAGTATTGTTCACACCTGCTTTAGAGGAGGTTGAAGGAATTGAAGGTAAGTTCGTACCTGTATTCTGGAGTCCGGTACACTTTCCAAATCAACCAGGTAGTATGGGGCTGTTGATCGATAATAAGAATGCAGCATTTAAATCGTTCCCAACCGAATATTATACTAATTGGCAATGGTGGGATTTATGCAAAAAATCGAAATCGCTTAATGTAGAAGATGTAAATGCTAAACCAATTGTAACGGTGGTAGATAATTTCTTCAAAAACCGTGATTTGTCTAATTTATTTGAAGCTAAAGTAGGCAAGGGAACATTGGTGTTTAGTGGTATCGACCTTAATTCAGATTTGAATAACCGAATAACAGCGAAAGCCTTACTAAATAGTATTTTGAATTATATGCGATCGCCGGAATTTAAACCTGAAAACAAAGTGACTTTCGATCAGTTGAAATCACAATTTCAACGCGATGCAAATCAGAAGGACAAAGAAAAGAAAAGTATCTACGATAATTAATGAAATAGGAATAGAGGTTGTCAATATTGGCAACCTCTTTTTTTGTATTATTATCCATGGAGTATTAATCAATACTAGGATATTATTATTGAATCTGGTTAACCATTAAATCTACCCTTTCAAATTATTTCGATATTCTCTCGGCGAAATATTCATCACCTTTTTAAAAATGCGCGAAAAGTAATAAGCATCATCATATCCCACCTGGTTGGCTATTTGTTTGATGTTATAACTGCTGTGGTCCAGTAACTGACATGCGGCTTGTATCTTTAGTTGAATCAAATAATCTAATGGCGATTGTTGGGTTTTCTTTTTAAAAATCATGGAGTAGTGTGATGTCGATAGATTAGCTTGTTGAGCCAGATCATCCAAGGTCATTTTTTCACCTATTTGTTCTTTCATAAATAAGATGGAGCTTTCGATTACATCTTTGCTTTTACTCTTGCGAAACTGCCTGAATTGCCCCAAATACCGGATAGAAGCCAGAAAGTGCAGTAGACATACATTGGCATATACCACATTGTCAAAACTGTATCCCATTTCCAGATTAAGCAATATCTCTTCAAATAGCTGCAAACGATCTTCAATACGATCGATAGAAGATGGAATAATGTTTTGGGCAGCCTCAAAATTATCTGAAAAATAAGAAGCCTGTTCTCCTGCATAGTGAATCCAATAAATTGTCCATGGATCATGCTCATTAGATGCATAGGAATGGGGGGTGTTTGCTGGAATAATGAAATACTGATTGGAATGTATCCTTATTTTCTGACTGTTAATAGAAATCCATCCACTTCCATTGATGCAGTAAATCAAAATGAATTGATTAATTCCTTTAGGACGAGAACGATAATGTTCTTCGGCATTTGGATAATAGCCAATATCTGTTAAGTATAGATTTGAACTTAAGGAATCATCTTTAATTTTTTGAAGAATATATTCTGGAATAACAAACGTTCGTTGCCCTGTAAAACCTTCTTCTCTTTTCATATTGTTGAGTATCTAAATATATCGGGTAAAATAGTAAAATAATCCATCTATATAATGATAACTTCCATTTTTATTTGAATGGAAAGTCTCGTAATTTGCTATTATTAAAACTAATTAAATCACGAAAAAGTCATCTTATATGAACCAAGTGAAA includes:
- a CDS encoding sugar-binding domain-containing protein, whose protein sequence is MKNKLTVFCIIAASLMGVVFSSCNSSKRTDAIDLKGEWVVKLDPNDEGESGQWFNHPVKDGLPITLPSTLDEAAIGKKSEAKATLDKETLYQLTRKYSYIGAAWYQKEIQVPANLADKEMVLKMERVIWKSQVWIDGTYKGTDNSLVTAHEINLGKLSEGKHLVTICIDNRQQYDLFDNAQERSLTHSYTETTQTIWNGVLGDFEIVAMEAYSVNNLQVYPDVASKSISIKAKGDNTAANSEKITVEVLDCNGKVIESKKLAEQEDISIEIKHDFELWDEHNPVLYSVKIKNTAGIVLAQTKFGMRQLESVENNLMLNGKRLFLRGTLECNIFPLLGHPPLDEHDWLKVFATAKSYGLNHLRFHSWCPPQAAFNVADSLGFYLQVEMPNWSLKYGTEPDMVKWMENEGRRMIRNYGNHPSFCMMALGNELEGDYELLANFVRELKSTDQRHLYTITAFTFQKPYTSEPDEVDQFWITQWTKDGWVRGQGVFDEYPPSFDKDYRSSIEFLDIPLITHEIGQYSVYPNLKEISKYTGVLEPLNFEAIRNDLKAKGRLDKAEDYLLASGHLAKILYKEEVERALKTPGISGFQLLDLHDFPGQGTALVGMLDAFWDSKGIVTGQEFKQFCSELVPLLKFEKAVYTNDEVFAATAEVANYWKTLDNAVFDWTISKGGEQLKAGELKVANINQGSYQSLGDFNFDLKDVAEPSKLDITLSLKGTDYKNNWSVWVYPTNQKVNAEGVVVTTNWKEAEKALAEGGKVLFTPALEEVEGIEGKFVPVFWSPVHFPNQPGSMGLLIDNKNAAFKSFPTEYYTNWQWWDLCKKSKSLNVEDVNAKPIVTVVDNFFKNRDLSNLFEAKVGKGTLVFSGIDLNSDLNNRITAKALLNSILNYMRSPEFKPENKVTFDQLKSQFQRDANQKDKEKKSIYDN
- a CDS encoding AraC family transcriptional regulator: MKREEGFTGQRTFVIPEYILQKIKDDSLSSNLYLTDIGYYPNAEEHYRSRPKGINQFILIYCINGSGWISINSQKIRIHSNQYFIIPANTPHSYASNEHDPWTIYWIHYAGEQASYFSDNFEAAQNIIPSSIDRIEDRLQLFEEILLNLEMGYSFDNVVYANVCLLHFLASIRYLGQFRQFRKSKSKDVIESSILFMKEQIGEKMTLDDLAQQANLSTSHYSMIFKKKTQQSPLDYLIQLKIQAACQLLDHSSYNIKQIANQVGYDDAYYFSRIFKKVMNISPREYRNNLKG